The stretch of DNA ACTATCGAGCGCGCCGTTGCGGATATCGCCGCAGGCAAGGCTGTCGTCGTCGTCGACGACGAGGACCGCGAGAACGAGGGAGACCTCATCTTCGCCGCGGAGAAGGCCACCCCCGAGTTGGTGGCCTTCATGGTGCGATATACCTCCGGCTATCTCTGTGTGCCGCTCGACGGCGCCGACTGCGACCGTCTCGGACTGCCCCCGATGTACGCCACCAACCAGGACAAGCACGGTACCGCGTACACCGTCACCGTCGACGCCCGCGAGGGCATCGGGACCGGCATCTCCGCGTCCGACCGCGCCGCCACCATGCGGTTGCTCGCCGACCCGTCCAGCGGCGCCCAGGACTTCACCCGCCCCGGCCACGTCGTGCCGCTGCGGGCCAAGGAGGGCGGCGTGCTGCGCCGTCCCGGCCACACCGAGGCCGCCGTCGACCTGGCCCGGATGGCCGACCTGCGGCCCGCCGGGGTGATCTGCGAGATCGTCAGCCAGAAGGACGAGGGCCACATGGCCCAGACCGACGAACTGCGGGTCTTCGCCGACGACCACGACCTCGCGCTGATCTCCATCGCCGACCTCATCGCGTGGCGCCGCAAGCACGAGAAGCACGTGGAGCGGGTCGCGTCCGCGCGCATCCCCACCCGGCACGGCGAGTTCACGGCCGTCGGCTACCGGAGCATCTACGACGACGTCGAGCACGTGGCGCTGGTCCGCGGCGACCTGCCCGGCCCGGACGGCGACGGCAGCGACGTGCTGGTGCGCGTGCACTCCGAATGCCTGACCGGCGACGTGTTCGGTTCGCTGCGCTGCGACTGCGGGCCGCAGCTCGACGCCGCCCTGGACATGGTCGCGCAGGAGGGTCGCGGGGTGGTCCTGTACATGCGCGGGCACGAGGGCCGGGGCATCGGCCTGATGCACAAGCTGCAGGCGTACCAGCTGCAGGACGCGGGTTCGGACACCGTCGACGCCAACCTCGAGCTGGGCCTGCCCGCCGACGCCCGCGACTACGGCATCGGCGCGCAGATCCTGGTGGATCTGGGCATCTCCTCGATGCGGTTGCTCACCAACAACCCGGCCAAGCGGGTCGGACTCGACGGCTACGGACTGCAGATCACCGAGCGGGTGTCGATGCCGCTGCGGGCCAACGCCGAGAACCTGACGTACCTGCGCACCAAGCGCGACCGCATGGGCCACGACCTGATCGGGCTCGACGACTTCGAAGCCGGGGAGATGCTGTGAGCGGCGAGGGACTGCCGGAGCTGCAGCTCGGGGAGGCCGGCGACCTCCGGCTCGCCATCGTCGCCGGCAGCTGGCACGCAGAGATCTCGGAGGCGCTGATCGCCGGCGCGCAGAAGGTGGCCGCCGAGGCGAACGTGAAGAACGTCACGCTGGTCCGCGTCGCGGGCGCCATCGAACTGCCCGTGGTGGCGCAGGCGCTCGCCCGCAGCCACGACGCCGTCGTCGCGCTCGGTGTCGTGATCCGCGGCGGGACCCCGCACTTCGAATACGTCTGCGACGCCGTGACGGCCGGTCTGACCCGAGTCTCCCTCGACGAGAGCACCCCGGTCGGGAACGGTGTGCTCACCACGGACACCGAGCAGCAGGCCGTCGACCGCAGCGGCCTCCCCGGATCCGTCGAGGACAAGGGCGGGCAGGCGTGCGCGGCCGCGCTCGACACCGCTGTCACGCTGGCGCGGCTGCGCCGAGCCGAGGAGTCCTTCGCATGAGCCGGATCCGCCCGTGACCACCCCCGAATCCGAGTGGACACTCGTCGCGAAGCCGCGCAAGTCCCGCCGCTACGCGATCGGGGTGGCGATCCTGCTCGTGGTCGTGCACGTGACGTTCGCAATCCTGCTCCGCGGCGATTCGACGGGCGTGTACTTCCGGCTCGCCGACCAGTTGGCGTTCGCGGGCATCGGCTGCCTGTTCGCGGCCGCCGTCCTGCTGCTGACCCGCCCGCGGGTGCGCATCGGGCCCCGCGGCATCGCCGTGCGCAACGTGCTCGGTGAACGCATCGTGGACTGGGACCTGTACGAGGGGCTGTCCTTCCCGGACGGCGCGGCGTGGGCCCGGATCGAACTGCCCGACGACGAGTACCTGGCCGTGATGGCCATCCAGTCGAACGACCGCGAGTACGCGGTGGACGCCGTCGACCGCTTCCGCGCCCTCGCGTCGGAGTACGCGCCGTCCTGACCGGCGGGCCGCCCGTCCGCGACGTCGCGAATGCGGGGTTGGTCGGTGGCGCCGACTAACGTGGAGGGGTGCCCGATCCTTCGACATATCGCCCCGCGACCGGAACGATTCCGGTCGACCCGGGGGTGTACAAGTTCCGCGATCCGCACGGCCGGGTCATCTATGTCGGGAAGGCGAAGAGTCTTCGATCACGGCTGAATTCCTATTTCGCCGACGTCTCGACGCTGCACCCGCGCACCCGCCAGATGGTGACCACGGCCGGCAGCGTCGAGTGGACCGTGGTGAGCACCGAGGTCGAGGCGCTTCAGCTCGAGTACAACTGGATCAAGGAATTCGATCCCCGCTTCAACGTCCGCTACCGGGACGACAAGACGTACCCGGTTCTCGCGGTCACCCTGAACGAGGAGTACCCGCGGCTGTTCGTCTACCGCGGCCCCCGGCGCAAGGGTGTCCGCTACTTCGGCCCCTACTCGCACGCGTGGGCCATCCGCGAAACCCTCGACCTGCTGCTGCGGGTCTTCCCCGCCCGCACCTGCTCGGCCGGGGTGTTCAAGCGGCACAACCAGATCGGCCGCCCCTGCCTGCTCGGCTACATCGACAAGTGCTCCGCGCCGTGCGTCGGACGCGTGTCCGCGGCCGAACACCGCAAGATCGTCGAGGACTTCTGCGACTTCCTGTCGGGGCGCACCGACAAGCTGGTCCGGCAGCTCGAGGCCCGGATGCAGCAGGCGTCCGAGGAACTCGACTTCGAGACGGCGGCGCGACTGCGCGACGACGTGGGCGCGTTGCGGCGGGCGCTCGAGAAACAGGCCGTCGTGCTCGGCGACGGCACCGACGCCGACGTCGCCGCTTTCGCGACCGACGAACTCGAGGCCGCCGTCCAGGTGTTCCACGTCCGGGGCGGCCGCGTCCGCGGGCAGCGCGGCTGGGTGGTCGAGAAGGCCGGCGACGTCATCGACTGGGCCGCGGTCGATTCCGCGGCGGGCTCCGATCTGCCGCTGCTCGTCGAGCAGTTCCTCACCCAGTTCTACGGTGAGCAGGCGGCGCTGTCGGGTGCGGCCGACCAGGAGGCGGGCAGCAGCGGGGTGCCGCGGGAGGTTCTGGTACCGGTGCTTCCGCCGGACGCCGAGCAGGTGCAGGAATGGCTCAGCGGTCTCCGCGGCTCCGCCGTGCGTCTCCGGGTGCCCCAGCGCGGCGACAAGAAAGCGCTTGCCGAGACCGTGCAGCGCAACGCGATGGAGGCGCTGCAACAGCACAAGCTGCGCCGCGCCGGCGACTTCACGTCGCGGTCGGCGGCCCTGCAGGGCATCCAGGAGGCCCTCGACCTGGACTCGGCGCCGCTGCGCATCGAATGCGTCGACATCAGCCACGTGCAGGGCACCGATGTGGTGGCCTCCCTCGTCGTCTTCGAGGACGGCCTGCCGCGCAAGTCCGACTACCGGCACTACGCCATCAAGGAGGCGGCCGGTGACGGCCGCTCCGACGACGTCGCCAGCATCGCCGAGGTCACCCGGCGCCGGTTCCTCCGGCACAACCGTGACGTCGGGGTGCTGCGGGCGGAAGCGGCCGGGGCGGACGGCGACCAGGCGTCCGACACGGACGGCGACCAGGTGTCCGACACGGACGGCGACCAGGTGTCCGGCGGGGACGGCGGCGACCTCGCCCCGGAGGCGGCGATCGACCCGCAGACCGGCAGGCCGCGGCGGTTCGCGTACCCACCGAACCTGTACGTCGTCGACGGCGGAGCCCCGCAGGTCGCCGCGGCCTCGGCGGTGCTCGACGAACTGGGCATCACCGACGTGGCGGTGATCGGCCTGGCCAAGCGGCTCGAGGAGGTGTGGGTGCCGGGGGAGGAGGACCCGGTGATCCTCCCGCGCACCAGCGAGTCGCTGTACCTGCTGCAGCGGGTGCGGGACGAGGCGCACCGCTTCGCGATCACGTTCCACCGCAGCAAACGGTCCCGCCGGATGACGGCCTCCGCACTCGACTCGGTTCGCGGTCTCGGCGAGACCCGGCGCAAGGCCCTGGTGACGCATTTCGGATCCGTCGCCAAGCTCAAGCAGGCCTCCGTCGAGGAGATCACCGCGGTGCCCGGCATCGGAACGGCCACGGCGAAGGCGGTACTCACCGCTCTCGGGGCGGAGGAACCGTCTGCGGACGTCGCGGGAGTGGGGGATGATGAACCAGATCGGACCGGGCCGGTGACGGCAGAACGCAACGGCGCGGACCTACCCCGCGAACCGGTAGGGCAGCACGGCCCGGCAGCACAGAGCGCATCGCAACGGACAGGTGTCGAGTGAACGAGCAGCACGCGCAGAGCGACCGTCCGCCCACGGTTCGGCCGATGGACTTCCTTCTCGTCACCGGGCTCTCCGGGGCGGGTCTGCAGACGGCGGCGAAGGTCCTCGAGGACCTCGGGTGGTACGTCGCGGACAATCTTCCCCCGGAACTGATCTCCCGGATGGTGGATCTGAGCCTGGAATCCGATTCGCGGCTCGAGCGGCTCGCCGTCGTCATCGACGTGCGCTCCCGGTTGTTCACCGGCGACCTCGGCTGGGTCCTCACCGAACTGGAGAGCAAGCCCGTGCACACCCGGGTGCTGTACCTCGACGCGTCCGACGAGGTCCTGGTCCGCCGATTCGAACAGGTCCGCCGCAGTCACCCGCTGTCCGGCGGCGGCGCCGAGGGCACCCTGTCGGAGGGCATCGCCGCCGAGCGCGACCAGCTCGCGAAGGTGAAGGCCGCCGCGGATCTGGTGATCGACACGTCGTCCCTCGCCGCGCACCAGTTGCGGCAGAAGATCGAGGACGCGTTCGGCGACGCCGAGAACCGCACCATGCAGGTAACAGTCCAGTCGTTCGGTTTCAAGTACGGTCTTCCGATGGACGCCGATCTCGTCTGCGACGTCCGGTTCCTGCCCAACCCGCACTGGATCCCCGAGTTGCGTCCGCACACCGGGCAGAGCGCGGACGTGCGGGACTACGTGTTGTCGCAGGACGGTGCGGAGGACTATCTCGCCACCTACCACCACCTGCTGGATCTGACGATCACCGGATATCGCCGGGAGGGGAAGCGCTACATGACCATTGCGGTGGGATGCACCGGGGGGAAACATCGCAGTGTCGCGATGTCGGAGGCCCTCGCGGGCCGGCTCGGAAAGGACTCCGGACTGAACGTGCGTGTCGTCCATCGTGATCTGGGGCGCGAATGAGGGCGGTGCACCGGACGCCGGCGATCGTCGCGCTCGGCGGGGGCCACGGGCTGTTCGCCACCCTCAGCGCCGCCCGCAGGCTCAGCCGTGACGTGACCGCCGTCGTCACCGTCGCGGACGACGGCGGATCCTCGGGGCGGCTGCGCGCCGAACTCGGCGTAATCCCGCCCGGGGACCTGCGGATGGCGCTCGCCGCGCTCGCCGCGGACGACCCCGAGGTGCAGGACTGGACCGACACCATCCAGCACCGGTTCGGCGGAATCGGCGCCCTCGCCGGACACTCGGTGGGCAATCTCATCCTCGCCGGTCTCACCGAGGTGCTCGGCGACCCCGTCGCCGCGCTCGACGAACTCGCCCGGCTTCTGCGGATCGACGGGCGCGTGCTGCCGATGTCGCCGATCGCCCTGGACATCGAGGCCGACGTGCAGGGCCTCGAGGCGGACCCGCGGGTCAGCCGCTGCATCCGCGGTCAGGTCGCGGTCGCGACCACCCCCGGCAAGGTGCGCCGGGTGCGGTTGCTGCCGGCGAATCCGCCCGCCTGCCCGGACGCGGTCCGGGCGATCGACGCCGCCGACATGGTCGTCCTCGGGCCCGGGTCGTGGTTCTCCAGCGTCATCCCGCACGTTCTCGTGCCCGAACTCCTCGACACGCTGATCGCCACCCCGGCGCGGAAGGTGCTGGTACTCAACCTGGCTCCGGAACCCGGTGAGACCGCGGGATTCTCCACCGAGCGTCATCTGCACGTACTGTCCCAACACGCACCCGAACTCACCGTCGACTTCGTCGTCGTCGATTCGGGTTCGGTTCCACCGGGGCGCGAGCGCGAGCACCTCGCCCGCGCCGCCGGGCAGTTCCGGGCACGCGTCGTCTACGCCGACGTGTCGGAGCACGGCACCCACACACACCATGCAGGAAAACTTGCGTCCGTTCTCGAACAGCTCTGGAGCGACCCCGACGCGGGGTCTCGGGGGAGCGAAGCGGCCGAGACACCAGAGGAAAGGGAGAGCGCTTCGTGGCAATGACAGCAGAGGTCAAAGACGAACTCAGTCGTCTCGTCGTCACTCACGTGAGTTGCCGGAAGGCCGAGGTCTCGTCGCTGCTGCGGTTCGCCGGGGGATTGCACATCGTCGGCGGCCGGGTAGTGGTCGAGGCGGAAGTGGATCTGGGGTCCACGGCCCGCCGGCTGCGGCGCGAGATCTTCGACCTCTTCACCTACAGCGCCGACGTCCACGTCCTCAGCGCGGGCGGGCTGCGCAAATCGTCCCGGTACATCGTGCGGGTCGCGAAGGAGGGGGAGGCCCTCGCCCGCCAGACCGGTCTGCTGGACCTGCGGGGACGCCCGGTGCGCGGGCTTCCCGCGCAGGTCGTCGGCGGTAGTGTCGCCGATGCGGAAGCCGCGTGGCGCGGCGCGTTCCTGGCGCACGGTTCGCTGACCGAGCCGGGCCGCTCGTCGGCGCTCGAGGTCTCCTGCCCCGGCCCGGAGGCGGCACTTGCGCTCGTCGGGGCGGCGCGCAGGCTGGGTATCTCCGCGAAGGCCCGCGAGGTCCGCGGCACCGACCGCGTCGTGATCCGCGACGGCGAGGCCATCGGCGCGCTGCTCACCCGGATGGGGGCCCAGGACACCCGCCTCGTGTGGGAGGAACGGCGCATGCGCCGGGAGGTCCGTGCCACCGCGAACCGGCTCGCCAACTTCGACGACGCGAACCTGCGCCGCTCCGCACGAGCCGCGGTCGCGGCCGCCGCCCGCGTCGAACGGGCTCTCGACATCCTCGGTGACGAGGTCCCCGACCACCTGGCGGCCGCGGGCCACCTGCGGGTCGAGCACCGGCAGGCGTCCCTCGAGGAACTCGGCCAGCTCGCCGACCCGCCGATGACCAAGGACGCCGTGGCAGGCCGCATCCGGCGGCTGCTGTCGATGGCGGACCGCAAGGCGAAGGAAACCGGCATCCCGGACACCGAGTCGGCCGTCACCGCAGACCTTCTCGACGACGCCTGACCGTCGTCCGCCGCCACCTGCCGCCACCCCCGGCCCCGGACGAACGGGACGCTCGTCGCGTCGGATCGAACGGGCGTCCCGTTCGTTCCGGTCGGGGCGGCCGGTGAAGGTGCCCGGAGGTGGTGACCGCGCGCGGGCGTCGTCCGCGCACTAGGGTAAGAAACACATCGAACGATGAAACCCCCGCGCCGACCACCCGTCGGTGGTGTCGTAGCGGCGCGGGAGCAGAGCTGCACAACCAGAATCATGCGCAAAGGAGCAGATTGTGACTGTCCGGGTAGGCGTAAACGGTTTCGGCCGTATCGGACGTAACTTCTTCAGGGCGGTGGATGCGCAGAAGGCGCTCGGAACCACCGACATCGAGATTGTGGCGGTCAACGACCTCACGGACAACGCATCGCTGGCGCATCTCCTGAAGTACGACTCCATCCTGGGTCGTCTCCCGCACGACGTCTCGCTCGAAGGTGAAGACACCATCGTCGTCGGAAGCCAGAAGATCAAGGCGCTCGCCATCAAGGAAGGCCCCGCCGCGCTTCCCTGGGGCGACCTGGGCGTCGACGTCGTCGTCGAGTCCACCGGCATCTTCACCGACGCAGCCAAGGCGAAGGGTCACCTCGAGGCCGGCGCCAAGAAGGTCATCATCTCCGCCCCGGCCAAGGGCGAGGACATCACCATCGTGATGGGCGTCAACGACGACAAGTACGACGGCAGCCAGAACATCATCTCCAACGCCTCGTGCACCACCAACTGCCTCGGCCCCATCGCCAAGGTGCTCGACGACGAGTTCGGCATCGTCAAGGGCCTCATGACCACGGTCCACGCCTACACCCAGGACCAGAACCTGCAGGACGGCCCGCACAGCGACCTGCGCCGCGCCCGCGCCGCCGCTCTGAACGTGGTCCCCACCGGAACCGGAGCCGCCAAGGCCATCGGCCTGGTCCTCCCGCAGCTGCTCGGCAAGCTGGACGGTTACGCGTTGCGCGTCCCGATCCCCACCGGTTCGGTCACCGACCTCACCGCGAACCTGCGCAAGTCGGCCAGCGTCGAAGACATCAACGCCGCGATGAAGGCCGCCGCCGAGGGACCGCTCAAGGGCATCCTGAAGTACACGGACGCGCCGATCGTGTCGTCCGACATCGTCACCGATCCGCACAGCTCCATCTTCGACTCCGGCCTCACCAAGGTCATCGAGGATCAGGCCAAGATCGTGTCCTGGTACGACAACGAGTGGGGTTACTCCAACCGTCTGGCCGACCTCATCGGTCTCGTCGCCAAGTCTCTCTGAGCGAAGGTCCGGTATAACAGTGGCAGTTCAGACTCTCGACGATCTGCTGAACGCTGGGGTCGAGGGGCGCGCCGTGCTGGTGCGCTCCGACCTCAACGTTCCGCTCGACGGTGACCGGATCACCGATCCCGGTCGCATCATCGCTTCCGCGCCGACGCTGAAGGCGCTCGCGGAGGCGGGCGCCAAGGTCATCGTCACCGCCCATCTGGGTCGCCCCGAGGGCGAGCCCGACCCGCAATACTCCCTCGCCCCGGTGGCGGCGAAGCTCGCCGAGGTGCTGGGACGCAACGTCCAGCTCGCCGGCGACGTCGTCGGACAGGACGCGCTGGCACGTGCAGAGGGGCTCACCGACGGCGACGTCCTCCTGCTGGAGAACATCCGCTTCGATCCGCGGGAGACCAGCAAGGACGAGGCCGAGCGGACCAAGCTCGCCAAGGCCCTGGTCGAACTCGTCGGCGACGACGGCGCGTTCGTGTCCGACGGGTTCGGCGTCGTGCACCGCGCGCAGGCGTCGGTGTACGAGGTGGCCAAGCTGCTCCCGCACTACGCGGGCACGCTCGTCGACGCCGAGATCAAGGTGCTCGGCAAGCTCACCGCGGAGCCGGAGCGGCCGTACGCGGTCGTGCTCGGTGGTTCCAAGGTGTCGGACAAGCTCGCCGTGATCGAGGCGCTGGCCCCCAAGGTCGACACCCTCGTCATCGGTGGCGGCATGTACTACACGTTCCTGGCGGCTCAGGGGCTCTCGGTCGGCAACTCGCTGTGCGAGGAGTCGATGATCGACACGTGCAAGGCGCTGCTCGAGCAGTACGCCGACGTCATCCACATCCCGCAGGACGTGGTCATCGCCGATTCGTTCTCGGCCGACGCCGAATCGAAGATCGTGTCGGTGCTCGAGATCCCGGACGGCTGGATGGGCCTCGACATCGGACCGCAGTCGGTTCGCCGGTTCGCGGCGATCCTGACCAGCGCGAAGACCGTGTTCTGGAACGGTCCGATGGGTGTGTTCGAGTTCGAGAAGTTCGCCGCGGGCACCAAGGGTGTCGCCGAGGCGATCATCGAGGCCACCGGCAAGGGCGCGTACAGCGTCGTCGGTGGCGGTGACTCCGCCGCGGCGGTGCGCCAGCTCGGTCTGCCCGAGGACGGGTTCTCGCACATCTCCACCGGTGGCGGTGCCTCCCTCGAGTACCTCGAGGGCAAGGAACTCCCCGGCATCGCAGTTCTGGAGGGCTGAGGCATGGCACGGAAGCCGCTGATCGCCGGCAACTGGAAGATGAATCTGAACCACCTCGAGGCCATCGCGCTGGTTCAGAAGATCGCCTTCTCGCTCCCGGCGAAGTACTTCGACAAGGTCGACGTGACGGTGATCCCGCCGTTCACCGACATCCGCAGCGTGCAGACCCTCGTCGAGGGCGACAAGCTCCTGCTCACCTACGGTGCGCAGGACGTGTCGGCCCAGGATTCGGGCGCGTACACCGGCGAGATCAGCGGCTCCATGCTGGCCAAGCTGGGCTGCACGTTCGTCGTCGTCGGGCACTCGGAGCGCCGGACCCTGCACGGTGAGGACAACGAGACCGTGCTGGCCAAGACCAAGGCCTCGCTGAAGAACGGGCTCACCCCCATCGTGTGCATCGGGGAGGGCCTCGAGATTCGCGAGGCCGGCGAGCACGTGTCCTACAACGTCGAGCAGCTGCGGGGTTCGCTCGCCGGGCTGTCCGCCGAGGACATCACCAGGGTCGTCATCGCGTACGAGCCGGTGTGGGCCATCGGCACCGGCAAGGTCGCCAGTGCCGCGGACGCGCAGGAAGTGTGCGCTGCGATCCGTGCCACGCTCGGCGAGCTGG from Rhodococcus opacus B4 encodes:
- a CDS encoding bifunctional 3,4-dihydroxy-2-butanone-4-phosphate synthase/GTP cyclohydrolase II, which gives rise to MTRFDTIERAVADIAAGKAVVVVDDEDRENEGDLIFAAEKATPELVAFMVRYTSGYLCVPLDGADCDRLGLPPMYATNQDKHGTAYTVTVDAREGIGTGISASDRAATMRLLADPSSGAQDFTRPGHVVPLRAKEGGVLRRPGHTEAAVDLARMADLRPAGVICEIVSQKDEGHMAQTDELRVFADDHDLALISIADLIAWRRKHEKHVERVASARIPTRHGEFTAVGYRSIYDDVEHVALVRGDLPGPDGDGSDVLVRVHSECLTGDVFGSLRCDCGPQLDAALDMVAQEGRGVVLYMRGHEGRGIGLMHKLQAYQLQDAGSDTVDANLELGLPADARDYGIGAQILVDLGISSMRLLTNNPAKRVGLDGYGLQITERVSMPLRANAENLTYLRTKRDRMGHDLIGLDDFEAGEML
- the ribH gene encoding 6,7-dimethyl-8-ribityllumazine synthase, whose amino-acid sequence is MSGEGLPELQLGEAGDLRLAIVAGSWHAEISEALIAGAQKVAAEANVKNVTLVRVAGAIELPVVAQALARSHDAVVALGVVIRGGTPHFEYVCDAVTAGLTRVSLDESTPVGNGVLTTDTEQQAVDRSGLPGSVEDKGGQACAAALDTAVTLARLRRAEESFA
- a CDS encoding PH domain-containing protein; the encoded protein is MTTPESEWTLVAKPRKSRRYAIGVAILLVVVHVTFAILLRGDSTGVYFRLADQLAFAGIGCLFAAAVLLLTRPRVRIGPRGIAVRNVLGERIVDWDLYEGLSFPDGAAWARIELPDDEYLAVMAIQSNDREYAVDAVDRFRALASEYAPS
- the uvrC gene encoding excinuclease ABC subunit UvrC, which encodes MPDPSTYRPATGTIPVDPGVYKFRDPHGRVIYVGKAKSLRSRLNSYFADVSTLHPRTRQMVTTAGSVEWTVVSTEVEALQLEYNWIKEFDPRFNVRYRDDKTYPVLAVTLNEEYPRLFVYRGPRRKGVRYFGPYSHAWAIRETLDLLLRVFPARTCSAGVFKRHNQIGRPCLLGYIDKCSAPCVGRVSAAEHRKIVEDFCDFLSGRTDKLVRQLEARMQQASEELDFETAARLRDDVGALRRALEKQAVVLGDGTDADVAAFATDELEAAVQVFHVRGGRVRGQRGWVVEKAGDVIDWAAVDSAAGSDLPLLVEQFLTQFYGEQAALSGAADQEAGSSGVPREVLVPVLPPDAEQVQEWLSGLRGSAVRLRVPQRGDKKALAETVQRNAMEALQQHKLRRAGDFTSRSAALQGIQEALDLDSAPLRIECVDISHVQGTDVVASLVVFEDGLPRKSDYRHYAIKEAAGDGRSDDVASIAEVTRRRFLRHNRDVGVLRAEAAGADGDQASDTDGDQVSDTDGDQVSGGDGGDLAPEAAIDPQTGRPRRFAYPPNLYVVDGGAPQVAAASAVLDELGITDVAVIGLAKRLEEVWVPGEEDPVILPRTSESLYLLQRVRDEAHRFAITFHRSKRSRRMTASALDSVRGLGETRRKALVTHFGSVAKLKQASVEEITAVPGIGTATAKAVLTALGAEEPSADVAGVGDDEPDRTGPVTAERNGADLPREPVGQHGPAAQSASQRTGVE
- the rapZ gene encoding RNase adapter RapZ, whose amino-acid sequence is MDFLLVTGLSGAGLQTAAKVLEDLGWYVADNLPPELISRMVDLSLESDSRLERLAVVIDVRSRLFTGDLGWVLTELESKPVHTRVLYLDASDEVLVRRFEQVRRSHPLSGGGAEGTLSEGIAAERDQLAKVKAAADLVIDTSSLAAHQLRQKIEDAFGDAENRTMQVTVQSFGFKYGLPMDADLVCDVRFLPNPHWIPELRPHTGQSADVRDYVLSQDGAEDYLATYHHLLDLTITGYRREGKRYMTIAVGCTGGKHRSVAMSEALAGRLGKDSGLNVRVVHRDLGRE
- a CDS encoding gluconeogenesis factor YvcK family protein — protein: MRAVHRTPAIVALGGGHGLFATLSAARRLSRDVTAVVTVADDGGSSGRLRAELGVIPPGDLRMALAALAADDPEVQDWTDTIQHRFGGIGALAGHSVGNLILAGLTEVLGDPVAALDELARLLRIDGRVLPMSPIALDIEADVQGLEADPRVSRCIRGQVAVATTPGKVRRVRLLPANPPACPDAVRAIDAADMVVLGPGSWFSSVIPHVLVPELLDTLIATPARKVLVLNLAPEPGETAGFSTERHLHVLSQHAPELTVDFVVVDSGSVPPGREREHLARAAGQFRARVVYADVSEHGTHTHHAGKLASVLEQLWSDPDAGSRGSEAAETPEERESASWQ
- the whiA gene encoding DNA-binding protein WhiA, whose protein sequence is MAMTAEVKDELSRLVVTHVSCRKAEVSSLLRFAGGLHIVGGRVVVEAEVDLGSTARRLRREIFDLFTYSADVHVLSAGGLRKSSRYIVRVAKEGEALARQTGLLDLRGRPVRGLPAQVVGGSVADAEAAWRGAFLAHGSLTEPGRSSALEVSCPGPEAALALVGAARRLGISAKAREVRGTDRVVIRDGEAIGALLTRMGAQDTRLVWEERRMRREVRATANRLANFDDANLRRSARAAVAAAARVERALDILGDEVPDHLAAAGHLRVEHRQASLEELGQLADPPMTKDAVAGRIRRLLSMADRKAKETGIPDTESAVTADLLDDA
- the gap gene encoding type I glyceraldehyde-3-phosphate dehydrogenase; its protein translation is MTVRVGVNGFGRIGRNFFRAVDAQKALGTTDIEIVAVNDLTDNASLAHLLKYDSILGRLPHDVSLEGEDTIVVGSQKIKALAIKEGPAALPWGDLGVDVVVESTGIFTDAAKAKGHLEAGAKKVIISAPAKGEDITIVMGVNDDKYDGSQNIISNASCTTNCLGPIAKVLDDEFGIVKGLMTTVHAYTQDQNLQDGPHSDLRRARAAALNVVPTGTGAAKAIGLVLPQLLGKLDGYALRVPIPTGSVTDLTANLRKSASVEDINAAMKAAAEGPLKGILKYTDAPIVSSDIVTDPHSSIFDSGLTKVIEDQAKIVSWYDNEWGYSNRLADLIGLVAKSL
- a CDS encoding phosphoglycerate kinase, with product MAVQTLDDLLNAGVEGRAVLVRSDLNVPLDGDRITDPGRIIASAPTLKALAEAGAKVIVTAHLGRPEGEPDPQYSLAPVAAKLAEVLGRNVQLAGDVVGQDALARAEGLTDGDVLLLENIRFDPRETSKDEAERTKLAKALVELVGDDGAFVSDGFGVVHRAQASVYEVAKLLPHYAGTLVDAEIKVLGKLTAEPERPYAVVLGGSKVSDKLAVIEALAPKVDTLVIGGGMYYTFLAAQGLSVGNSLCEESMIDTCKALLEQYADVIHIPQDVVIADSFSADAESKIVSVLEIPDGWMGLDIGPQSVRRFAAILTSAKTVFWNGPMGVFEFEKFAAGTKGVAEAIIEATGKGAYSVVGGGDSAAAVRQLGLPEDGFSHISTGGGASLEYLEGKELPGIAVLEG
- the tpiA gene encoding triose-phosphate isomerase, which gives rise to MARKPLIAGNWKMNLNHLEAIALVQKIAFSLPAKYFDKVDVTVIPPFTDIRSVQTLVEGDKLLLTYGAQDVSAQDSGAYTGEISGSMLAKLGCTFVVVGHSERRTLHGEDNETVLAKTKASLKNGLTPIVCIGEGLEIREAGEHVSYNVEQLRGSLAGLSAEDITRVVIAYEPVWAIGTGKVASAADAQEVCAAIRATLGELASPDVASGVRVLYGGSVNAKNVGEIVGQTDVDGALVGGASLKADEFATLSAIAAGGPLP